In Nitrospira sp., one genomic interval encodes:
- a CDS encoding ATP-binding protein, with the protein MSTIYTSVIDQITWEDIVEFCRQGRTEDAYLDYKRDFPSDLASTISAMANTIGGVIIIGVQEDAESKPVLPVAGIDFIRGLEERVTNIILGNIVPPVFPEIRVCLNSENRALVLIRIQQSENAPHAVSKNTKVYLRTGNVNKPEDLAQIDQIDWLKNRRQKSEDLRDSLFLRAKQRASRRGNTSDEPLLTIAIAPVYPTHPLANPSSLNTIRWEIESKHGIHSMPDPDHKGAAFAHESIVIEDHDIPSSSYTELSIFGMYFSQAYLLDPTESKKVMYLDHVFIKLFLLLTSGAKLYSHLGYRGSVWFCCHLTSLQNQAMRGSYALRMHSEKMCCDSEIRIMDSVPMLPKDVDKVEFLGRVGRTIAWAFGWDLPEEDLKAHFERMEKAVNMN; encoded by the coding sequence ATGTCAACGATCTACACGTCAGTTATCGACCAAATCACTTGGGAAGACATTGTAGAATTCTGCCGGCAAGGGCGAACGGAGGATGCTTATCTAGACTACAAACGAGATTTTCCCAGTGATTTGGCTAGCACGATATCCGCGATGGCCAACACAATCGGAGGAGTCATCATAATCGGTGTCCAAGAGGACGCCGAGAGCAAGCCAGTCCTACCCGTTGCTGGCATTGATTTCATACGGGGGTTAGAGGAGCGAGTTACCAATATTATACTTGGTAATATTGTCCCTCCCGTTTTCCCAGAAATAAGAGTCTGCCTGAACTCAGAAAACCGCGCACTCGTTTTGATTCGTATCCAGCAAAGCGAAAATGCTCCTCATGCAGTATCCAAGAACACGAAGGTATACCTGCGGACGGGAAATGTTAATAAGCCTGAAGATTTGGCGCAGATTGACCAAATTGATTGGCTTAAAAATCGAAGACAAAAATCTGAAGACCTGCGGGATTCGCTTTTCCTTCGTGCGAAACAGCGTGCGAGTAGACGAGGGAACACATCGGATGAGCCACTTCTCACAATCGCTATCGCACCAGTTTATCCAACTCATCCACTTGCAAATCCATCTTCTCTGAATACAATTCGGTGGGAAATTGAGAGCAAACACGGTATTCACTCAATGCCTGATCCTGATCATAAGGGCGCGGCTTTCGCCCATGAAAGTATAGTGATTGAGGACCACGATATTCCCAGTTCTTCATATACAGAACTCAGTATCTTCGGGATGTACTTCAGTCAGGCATACCTTCTCGATCCTACAGAGTCGAAGAAGGTGATGTATCTTGATCATGTCTTTATCAAGCTATTCCTCCTCCTCACCTCGGGAGCAAAACTCTATTCTCATCTTGGCTATAGGGGGTCAGTTTGGTTCTGCTGCCATCTCACATCCCTGCAAAATCAAGCCATGAGAGGTAGCTACGCTCTGAGGATGCACAGTGAGAAAATGTGTTGCGACTCAGAAATACGAATTATGGACTCAGTTCCGATGCTTCCCAAGGATGTAGACAAAGTTGAATTCTTAGGTCGAGTTGGAAGGACGATTGCATGGGCTTTTGGCTGGGATTTGCCTGAGGAAGACTTAAAGGCACATTTTGAACGCATGGAGAAAGCTGTTAACATGAATTGA